CATGGTATTTTGGATCACGACAACGTGCCACGCCGTCGTTTTGAAGAATTTACTCAGGAGGGGGCAGAGCTTAAAAGGATCGGTAGTGAGATCCTGGGTACTACCAAGCGCGTGGATGTCGGTATCAGTTTTGGCTATGAGCAAGATCATGCGCATGCCGTTATGAACTTTTCGAGGCCACAGCCCGATGCTCAGCGCGAATTAATATTGGCAGAATTGATGCGGCGTAAGATCGCAGTCGGTTATGTGAATGAAGCCGACAGTTATGCGGGCTTAAAAGTGCTAATCGTGCCATCAGCTATCATTCTTGATACAGTGCGTGCCAAGAAAATCGAAGCCTTCGTCGCCGCGGGTGGGGTGCTCTTAGTCACTGCGACAACGGGGCAACGTGATGTGAATAATCATGCTATAGAGCAAACGCTGCCCGGGTTGTTAAGTGAGGTGCTTGGAATCACTGTGGAAGAATTTGGCAAAACCGAGCATCGCAAAATGTGCCTGAAAGGGGCTGGTATCGAGCTGCCGGCCGATTATTATGAGATCATAAAATGTGTGACTGCTGAGCCGCTGGCGCATTGGCGTTTTGAAGCCAACCCTGGCTCTGAAGCCGCTGAGGGAACAGTGGGGCTTTCTTGCAATGAATTTGGCAAGGGCAAAGCCTTCTATTTCGGCAGCTTTTTGAATGCGAGCAGCGCCTCCGTTTTGTTGCAGATGCTTTGTGAACAGGCTGGTATCGAAACCCTGGGCATGACGGATACCAATGTCTGCATCATTGAGCGTCGTGCAGCAGATCGACGCTTAACCTTTGTTTTAAACAATTATCCTGAAGCTAAACTCGTTCAAGCGTTGCCTGTGGGGGATGAGTTGATTACGCAAAAATTTTGTAATGGTAGTTTGACTGTGCCTGCGTTTGGAGTCGCAATTGTGCGTTCTTAACTTTCAGTTATACTAGGAAGAGTGCTCCGACGCCAGCTAGGCTCATGCCACCAAATGCGAGTAGGATTTGCTTACGCAATGCCGGAGTGCCAAGCGCGATGACTAGGCCAGCCTTCAATAGGGTATTGGCGATGGCGGCAATTAAGATTGCTTGGGTGGCCAAGTTTAAGGCAACGGTGCCCTCTTTGAGGTTTTGCGTGATGGAGAGTGCGATGGCGTCCATATCGGTCAGGCCGGAAATAAAGCTGAGTGCCAGCAGTCCGTCGCTGAGGTCAGACGCGCTGAACATTTTTACCAAGAATGAGATCGCTCCATAAATGAGGGCGAATTTGATGGCAATGGAGAGGCCTAATGGATTTTTCAGATTGGGCACCTCCATTGACCGGGGGAAGCTTTTTTGA
The nucleotide sequence above comes from Coraliomargarita algicola. Encoded proteins:
- a CDS encoding DUF4010 domain-containing protein translates to MEVPNLKNPLGLSIAIKFALIYGAISFLVKMFSASDLSDGLLALSFISGLTDMDAIALSITQNLKEGTVALNLATQAILIAAIANTLLKAGLVIALGTPALRKQILLAFGGMSLAGVGALFLV